Genomic segment of Dromiciops gliroides isolate mDroGli1 chromosome 3, mDroGli1.pri, whole genome shotgun sequence:
TCTGGGTGGGTCTCTGGGCAGTTCCCATCCCACTTCCTTCTCTTCCGGAGCCCCTTTTCCCTCCAGggttctcctttccctcttcccccgcCCCCTGCCCACACCGTGTCCTTAAATCCCTAGCTATTTATCCCTCCTCTCACATTCCCGCCCAACCGCAAGCCCCGCGTCCGTCCCAGCCCGAGGGGTGGGGGCCGTTACGTGGCTACTGAGCCGCTCGCTCTCCGCCGCCCCGGCGTCGCCTCCCCAAAGTAACGACGCCATAGCTCCCGCCGCTTGCCGCTGCTCCAGCTGAGGCTCCTGCCCCCCAGCACGTGCTTCCAAGGCAGGCGCGAGGACGTACCCCGCCCCGCGCCTGGGCCAATGAGCTGGCACAAGGGGTAGGAGCCTGAGAAATTTCAGTAGGACGCATGCGCGGGCCCGCACGTGGGTCGGCTGGATTCACCTGTTATCTTCATAGGCCCTTAAACTTTTAGAGTTGGTTGCAGAAGGAAGTCGATTTTTTAATAATACaagcttttttattctttttttttagttccaaatactttcccttctcctcctaccttccccaccaatgaaaaggcaagaaaaacaaaacctattacaaatataatcatgcaaaacaaatgtctgcttttaaaaaaggcagaaagggcaactaggtggcgcagtggatagagcactggccctggattcagaaggacctgaatttgagttcaaatccgacctcaaacacttaacacatactagctgtgtgaccctgggcaagtcacttaaccccaattgcctcacaaaaaaaaaggcagaaaaagtatGTTTgtctgcattctgagtccattGGTTCTCTATCTGGAGATGTATAGCATGTTTTATCTTTTGGTGGTAGATCAGAATtacaaagtctttcaaagttgattgaTTATCTTtccaacattgctgttactatatacatggttctggttctgctcacttcactttgcatcagttcttacaagtcttcccaggtttttttctgaaaccatctctttcatcatttcttatagcattccatcacatttatatatcataacttgttcagtcattccttgattgatggatatccccattttccaattctttgccatcacaaaaataggtatttttgtatatacaggtcctgtttctctttctttgatctctaggGTATAGCCCTAGTAGCAATGTTGCTGAGTTAAATGGTATGCAGAGTTtaatagcctttggggcatagatcaaaattgatttccagaatggttggacaagtttacaactccaccaacaatacttTCGTGGTACCTGTTtgtccacatccccttcaacatttgtaattttccttgtttgtcatcttagccaatttgttaggtggtacctcagagttgttttaattagcatttcttatttttccatataattattgatagattttttcctctgaaaatggcctattcatatcctttgatcatttatcaattggacaatgactcttattcttttttatatacatttataattgtattttcccaaattacatgtaaaatacaaattttgacaccagtttttaaaaactttgtgttccaaaaattctcttcctcccttgatCCCcatcctgacccccccccccaagaactcaagcaattcaatataagctatacatggaatgactcttattcttgtaaatttgaatcacttccctatatattttattttatttttgtttgtttgttttttgtggggcaatgggggttaagtgatttgcccagggtcacacagctagtaagtgtcaagtgtctgaggctggatttgaactcaggtcctcctgaatccggggctggtgctttatccactgtgccacctagccgccccctatatattttagaaatgagacctttagcagagaaacttgctataaattttcccccagtttcctgccTTTCTTATGATTTAAGctgaattggttttatttgtgtaatttttaaaatgtatattttacatTATCCATTAAACCCCATAAATCCCATAAaactctctcttgtttggtcatgaactcttcttcCAACCATAGAtatgacaggtaatttcttctcTGTTCCACTTTTTTGCTTATGCTATTCTTTGTCTAAATTATGCACCCATTTGAGCTTATCTCGGTAGATGGTGCTTACACATATTGGTATATGCCAGTTTCTGTCGGACACTTTTCCAGAAGAAAATCGAATTTGAATTTTAACAATCTCTTCGCCCAGTTTCTATTAGATtccagatacatacatatatgttcatcTTTTACTTTGTCGAGATGCACgtatttcaaaacaaaaccatttcACTCTTTTACTTGTCTTAAAATCTTGGTCAGAGTCCTAGCCCTATGTTGGAATGTGGACATGATCTCTCCATGGTGCTGAAGCCTCCCTACTACTTGGCCACAAATCTTCCTCACGGTCCCTCTCCTGTTTTTAACTTTAATACAAATTAGAgtttattgccttttttttttaaaaaaaaagaaaggtagcatTCCACCCACTGTACAAACAGCTCATATTTCTTAGCTCTTAGTTGTAGAATTTACAGCAGGATTTTAAAAGTTACCCTTAAAAAGAACCTAAAAAATAGCACCGAGTTATCTTTCCTTATCATGCTACCTTAGGAGTGGAATTGGGCGGGGATAGGGAGGTGTGTCTTAGGCTAGAAGGGCTCCTCCCTTCAGCCCTACCGCTGTGGTTCTTTGAACTACATTTCCCATGAAGACGTGAGAACACCACGTGGCTGAAGCCTAGAAATCACTTCCTGTAGGTCAGAACGCTTCCTTTGGCTGCAGGAAGGTAAGTGTGTTGCGGCTAGCTCTTGGGCATGTGCCTTTTATCACCAGATCCCTGGGGTCCTTGGAGAGTTGGAAAGACCTTTGCGTGCTATCTTCACATCTCGGCCCCGTTCTTCCTGCTAGAGGTACAGTAAACGGGTGACTTTAAGTTCTATTCTGCGGTAGGGTGCATACCTCCGAAAGTCCCGTGTTTGGGGGAACTGAACCTTTCTTAACGAGTTACATCTACCCTGAGAGTCGGACTCCAGACGGGTGGTTCCTGGAGACCTTGGTGAGGGGAACTGTATGTATTGAAAACAAGCAGCACGTGAGCTGTAGCTACCCTCTTTAAGTTTATAGTGAGAAGTTTTGTCTTTGATCATAACTATGCAAATAAAGAATGCTTACTTTGTTATTCTAATCAACTAAGTCATCAAAATCTTCTCTTGAACACAGGTATTACCGTGAGGAGTTTTTGTTAACAATGCAACCCTTTTCACCAAACCAAGAACTTGAAAtctaaatagattttaaaatagaaataaaacttgGCTAGTAGTCTCAAAACCGGAAGaatattttgctgttgtttttaattttaaaataaaatgttttggagaaagggaaatttagCTGGCATTAATGCTTTTAGATGGAATTGATTAAAATGCAAAACTAGATTGTGGATTATTTTAGGTTTTTATTTGAAAACTCATCCTTTGAACAGCTCCTGTAGTAAAATTACAAATCATATTAAAACAAGTGGCCACAACATCAGCAGGGACAGACATGAACAACAAGAATGCTGGTAAAAGACTGAACAAACCCAGGGCCTAGATTCTGACCTTGTAACAACTCAAGAAAGCAAAATGTCAtttgtaaagacaaaaaataaagatgaggTTAAATTTAGGGGGACCATTTAAAATTCCTCTGGCTTCAAATGCTTTTATAAGTAGATGAGAACTCTcgttttcttccccttcttttcctacCCTTCAAGAGATCAAGGTTTTAGAGGTAACTAAATGACAACAGCAATTAGTTGTTTCCACCTCATGCCACAagagtgaactggatttaaatcttCCTAAATCCAGTTTTTATTTGTAGAAGTTATACAAGAGTATTCTAGAATTTTAATGTAGTACAATTTGTTCTATAATATGCTGTTGGCCACAGGAATCACAATCCTGAAGTGACCAAGCTGATAAATTACATTCTTCAATTTAACAAATTGAGTTcgaaatttattaagtgcctactctgtgcaaggAATTCATGACCAGAGTTCTGGACTGGAACACATTAGTACATCTATCCATTTAAAAAAGCTGCTTTTAGAAGCTTCTTATTAATGACTAGATATAGTAATAGCCTTCCTTTAGCAACATGAAATTTGACCTTTGACTTATTTCCTTTATTCAGGAGCTATTATGGGGAGGGCAGGCCTTGTGTTCTTATTCCTACCTTCATCCCCTCAACTCTTACAGAATTAAGAGGAAGGGGGCGTGGGGAATGTAAGCAGGGATGGAATCCTATGAATTGGGGTTCTAGTTCATTGTAAATTTGCTCTATTACGAAGTATCTGTTAGAGATATGGGAAGCTtatacatttctaaaatattctttattaagACAGTTTTAACACCCAGAAGCTATAAAAACCACACACAGCAACAACTAATAAAATTACACAACAACTCAgcttggccaaatgggaaaaaggcACAGAATACAAGTAGTGCTTATCATCAGATGTGACAAAAAGGACTACTagtttggttctttctctggcatGATTTGTCTTAAGAGTGCTGGGTTTGTGAATGGTAATTTGGAAGTTAATTGACATCTGACACTGTtcagaatagaaagagaaaagccaGTGATGGATAAGGTCCTTAATTTAAAacattccatgtttttttttagtCAGTTGTTTCTCAATATGCAAAGTGTGAACTAGGTAGTCACAGATTATCTTGAGTAGGAAACTAGACAATAAAGGACTAAGAAGGAGAAACAGGGGAAGGGAGCTTCCTGGGCATGATACCATTTGCTAGGTCACAGCGCACACCCCAACGTAAGGCAGATCTTTTCTTCATGGTTGGTACCAAGTAGTTGTTGGGGACATATATATGTTGAGGTTTGGGTTGGGGCTCTGAACGACAGATCATCTGTTCTCGAACACCCCAACGAAGGTCTTTTCTTTGATCCTCTCCAGGAAACCTCATTGAATCCCAATCTCTTTTGTATTCAAAATACCGAGCTACTCGGTCAATTTTCCCCCGATTTCGGCCTAGCTGATCCACCTTTGGGAGGATGAATGACTTAGGTCGGCTAGAAACAATCAGATCTTGTTCATAAGTTGGAGGttccattgcttctctttgtaggtaacaaatgatttcttcttcctgagaaaTGTCATGGTATGAATGTTGTGGGTACAACTTCTCTGAGCTATCCATACcttcagcctcagcctcagcctcagcctcagcctcagcatCTTCCCCGCAGGCTTGTAAATTCATTAGTCTTTGTCTTAATTCCCAGAGTTCCATGTCATTTTCTGTACTAGACCCTGAATCACTTATAACAGACTCATCTGTAACTAGTACTTTACCATCTGGCTTCCTACGAAGCACTTTCCTCTTCATTACTGGCTTCCGGGTTCTTTGGGAGGTGTCTGAGCCAGTCTCTGAAACCGTAAGATCTTCTTGTGCACACCGCAGATACATAGGTAGAGAgggtgccttgcccagggtcactgaagctttactataaggATCATACTGGTTTGACCTGGCTTCCCTTTTGGTATCCCCCTCACCCTGTTCTGCACAGATCTGGGTAAAGGCTATAGCAGCTGCTGCCATACGTTCTTCTGGATTCATAATGGCCCATTTTTGCTTATCAGGCCCCATGAGTCTCTCCATTGCTTCTTCTATTCTGCAGACAtttctgtaaaagaaaacaacaaagagtTTAAATATTTCACAAACAAGAGTAATTTGACATACTATATTCATAAATTTGTCAGTTTTCTATTTCTGACAAAACATTTATAGTAGTCATACCTAATACTTGAAAGCAGGTATGGGAGCATTCTAAGTTTTTGTACTCCTAACAACTCAacagtttatattatatatttacagtAGATGTGAATGTCTGCAGTACTTTTTAGAGATGTAGAATTCAGTTTCTTTGGGTTGTCATCTTCACATTCTGTTCTCACATAATACCATCTGTGCTTTCTACCTTTTTGATCTTATACCAATGCTTGATGTATCTTATTGGTATTTTGCAAACTTAGTTCCTAATTTGTTTACACCTGATTTCTCATATACTTCCAACACACTCATCATTTTTCTACCTAAACAATGCCTTGTCATCCTTATCAACAGTTGTTACTGATGATGAGTATAGGTGAGTCTTGAGAACAATGCTCAGCAGGCCAATTAATTTTCCTAGAATAAGAATGTTTAAGGTTGTAAAAGTTGCTTTTAACAGTCCTTACTGTTTATGTAGGCattgcatttttttattaatttattgagttccaaattctatccctcttcccctctccctgaggtggtaagcaatcagatacaggttgtgcagttatgtaaaacattttcatattagtcatttttgtataaggctcaaaagaaaaaaaattaaagtgaaaaaaagcatgtttcagtctgtatttggtcaatatcagttctttctttggaggtggatagtatccttcatcattagtcctttgggattgtcttggatcattgtattgctgagaatagttgtaattcatagttcttcatcagacaatattgctgtcactgtgtacaacattctcctggttctgctcacttcacttaatATATCAGTtgatgtctttccaggctttcctgaaatcatcctgcttgtcatttcttacagcacagtagtgtttcatcacaatcacatgccacaactttttcagccactccccaattgatgggcattcctttgatttccaattcttagacacctcaaaaagagctgctataaatatttttatacaaataggtctttttctctttttggggatgtctttgggatataaacctagcagtggtattgctggatcaaagggtatgcacagttctgcagctctttgggcatagttccaaattgctctccagaatggttggatccattcacaactccaccaactgtggATTAgagttccagttttcccacatctctgccaacatccaacatttccctgttttatgttattttagccattgtatttttcaaaagaataagCATCAAAATTGTTTAGTCTCAAGATTTGAAGTATAGGAATAAACTACAATTTTATGTGACAAATTAAGCATGTAACAAACATCTCtatggtcactttttttttttcgaaGTCATGCAAAATAGATTTCTTTATTAGCCATTTTGacagaaaaaaaggcaagaaaaataagtgaaaaacagtatgcttcaatctgcacagAAGGgtttatcagttctctggagggggatagtatttttcatcatgagtcctttttaattgtcttggatcatcatattgatcaaagttgctaagtctttcacagttgattatcactacactattgctattatgtAAAATGGTCACTTGTCTTACCCAGTCTGTTCTAAGTCCAATAGCCCAACTATGTTGCCACTCCTTAGTGCTATCATGCCAGATATTACTAATGATAGAGGTTCAGTGTTTTCTCCTACTTAGCCAGCCCCACAGTCTTACTTTCATCTGGAATCTGTTATTTTTGAGGGAGAAATTCAAAAGTAGAGGATTGAATGAGTTATGCTGAAGCTCTTAGCAAAGTTAGTAGTAATACTTGACATGGAAAGCAGTcttttataaaacataaaaatacctTTTTTCTGCCATTGAAATTACTTAAGGTGAGAGTTTCTTAGTTGTTTCTGAGCTTTGCTTCCAATGTGGAATATAACCACTGATGAGTTCTTTCAATCGGTTTAGCCTTCTATTTTATCACCATGAAGATAGAGCAGAATACTTGAGAGATGATGTGGATCAAGGCATTCAGAAATCTTCCATCTGAAATATTGGTAAGTGACAACACCTCAATAAGGTAGATAGGTTTATTAAGAAAAGTAGCAAGATTTTATAAGTAGGATCTTAGGTCTAATGACTAAATACACATTTTTGGCAAATAAGTGGAATTGAGAAAATCAGTAAGTCTGTTTTCAATGATCCCTAACAAAATCCAGATTAATGAAACAGGTGAATGAAATTGAGAGGACCCCCCCCCAACATTTCCCTTATTTCTAAACAAACTTACAAAGAAAGGTGGTAATGGCAGTTTAAGGACCAGAAGGCAGAGTGTAAGATGAAGTAGAATAGTCAAAAAGGTGGCTAATTACTTCATAATTGTTAACTTCTTGGATTCATGTACACTGGCAAAGGTCAGGGTTCTTCAAAATATAGAAGCTAATGAAACCTGAGGATGTATTTGAAAATATGACTGTAGTAATAATACTatggtaatagtaataataactatggtATAATCACCAATCACCATGAAGTACTTCATTTCTAAATTCTTATTTAAGGCAGAGagaaactatatatttttttacatcttGGAGATACACAATGGAAGGAAGCATACAGACAAATCAGACTGAGACACTCCTGAAGAAAATAGAGGAACTGGAGAGAGAGGTACAAAGACTGCAACAGGAACAGGCTAACAACAAGAAGAGCCCAAACATCAAAGGAGAAAGTTCTACTGAAGCTGAGAAACCAAAGAAACAGCAGCGTGCTTTTAATTTCAGTGCATATAGCCAAAGACATGTAGCTCTAAGGATAGCTTATTTGGGCTGGGGATACCAGGGTTTTGCCAgtcaagaaaacacaaacaacacCATTGAAGAGAAACTGTTTGAGGCACTAACCAAGACTCGGCTAGTAGAAAGCAGACAGACATCTAACTACCATCGATGTGGGCGAACAGACAAAGGAGTGAGTGCCTTTGGACAGGTCAGTAGTTTTTTCTAATCCTTGTAAAGTGCTGGGTGTGGATGCTGTGGAGTTAGTTTTATTGTAAATGTAAGATGATCTTTTCCTAATTTCATAGGTGATTTCCCTTAATCTTCGTTCCCAACTTCCAGGGAGCAAGACGCCAGAAGATGAAAGTTTGAAAGACAGTATCAATGACTCTGTTGAAGAGATTCGTTATACCCATATTCTCAATCGGGTGCTCCCTCCAGACATCCGGGTGCTGGCTTGGGCCCCTGTAGAACCCAGTTTTAGTGCCCGGTTCAGTTGCCTTGAACGGACTTATCGCTACTTTTTCCCCTGTGCTGATCTAGATATTGAAGCCATGAATAATGCAGCCCAAAAATATGTTGGTACTCATGATTTCCGGAACTTATGTAAAATGGATGTGGCCAATGGTGTGATAAATTTCCAGAGGACTATCCTGTCTGCTAAAGTACAGCTAGTTGCCTTGCAGGGTCCAGGGGAAAAACTTCAACACCAGCAACCATTCCAGTTGTGTCAGTTTGAAGTTACTGGGCAGGCTTTTCTTTACCATCAAGTACGTTGTATGATGGCCATTCTCCTCCTGATTGGCCAGAGAATGGAGAAACCAGAGATTATTGATGAATTGCTGAACATAGAGAAAAATCCCCAAAAACCACAGTACAGGTAATGGAAAATTCCAACAACTTTATAGAAAATTTTTTACTTGGCGTAGTTCTCTTATTTTCATTAGCTACGTATATTTAGTGTTTCCCTAATATACTCTTGGGCCAAGCACCttagatataaatatatctcATGTAAGTTTTTAACTTCTAGATTAGTATGGTAGGAGGATGTTCACCCCAGGTGAATCTGGTAGCAAACATTAACTTatcattttactttgtttttacttAATGAGTTTTATATTGTACTACTATGTCATTTTTAATACCTTTCTAATATGTACTTCCTACTTGTTAGTTGTAAGGAAATAGAGACTTCTCATTTTGAGAGCAGGTTGAGGCCCTAGCATTGGGCTTACTGCATGTACAACTCCCCCTTCTGGCCAATCTTTATGTAGCCAGGTTTCAATGAACAAGTATctagagtgtgagtgtgtgtgtgtgtttaaaactaattttttaaaaaaagttagctTTTGTGGTGTTAATGCATTTTTACATAATCTGGGTTAATAATGGATTATTTCCTTCTAATATAGCTCAAATCCAATGTCTCCAAAAtagtttatttctattttgattataAAACACTTGAAGTATCTTTCTATAGCATCCACattgtagtaggcacttaataaatactattaacttttataagaaactgaagaaataaaCAATCTTGTCTCTTTGTAGCATGGCAGTGGAATTTCCTCTAGTTCTGCATGACTGTAAATTTGAGAACATCAAATGGATCTATGACTGGGAGGTTCAGGAGTTCAATGTTACACACTTGCAACAACTGTGGGCTAGTTATGCAGTTAAAACTCACGTGTTATACAACATGCTGCAGGGACTGGACTCTGCTGCCATATCCCCTGGGTCAGGTAGGTGAGAAAAAGCTGAAACCATGACTCATACAGGGTGAAGGTATATTATTAGAAAGACTGGAGGTTGCATTGTGTTAAGTTCACAATTGCTAATTGTACATTGCAGGATCAAAGAGAAATGAAGTGGTCCAGTGGAGAGATGTCAAACCTTCTGTCCAGAAGCAGACTAGTGCCTTTGTAGAGGGAGTGAAAGCACGAACCTATAAGCCATTATTGGATCGTCCTAGATGTAAAGGCTTAGAGTCCCGGATCCAGCATTTTGTTAGAAGGGGACGAATTAAGCAACCACAAGTATgccaggaagaggaaagaaaaaccaaaagggaCCACAATGATACTGTAGAAGAAAGCAACATCGAAGAAAAATTAATGAAGAAGATCTGTGTTAATAGGAATTAAAAGCACCTCCTGATTTTAGGAGAGGCAATGAAACATGGAGGGGCAAATCAGTTTAGAGTAAAGGAAgaccaaaatgaatttttaaggagttacAGAACACAAACtccttttttaaaggaatttgttCTCAGAATTTCCATAGGGCTTcagattaaaaacaaagcaaaacctaACCTGAATTTGCCTATGTTCTAAGTATGAAGTTAGTGGTTGAAGAAAGCACAACTTGGACCAATAGGAACAGGAATGAGGCAGCAATATAATGCAAATATCTGCCACAGCTAGAGACTTGTGCCTTTGTTTTCAAATTCATTAAACTTGATTTAAAGGGTAAAAAAATTACTCTTAAAAAGGCAATCCTACTGTCtgtgtttttcatttattatatgaGCTTTACAAGAATTTCCAGAGTGGAATGAAGAACACACAAAGGGTAAAATAAGGCTAAAAAGATGGGCTGAAACCAGATTGTGGAGATTCTTAAATGCTAGGCTGAAGAGTATCTTAAAGGCAATGGCAAAGGTTCGTAAGGTAATTCTGTGGTTGTAATCTTTACTATTGTGTGGAAAATGTATTGGAGGGCCAGATGAATTAGGAAGCTTAATACAGGAAGAGGTGATATGGTTCTGAATTACTTTGAGAGCTTTGTTAGTGGAGAGAAAGGATTGGATATGgaggatttggcaattgattggatatgggagaggGGTGTGGGAGAAAAGAGGCAAGATCAACTCAGATTATGAACCTAGATGACAGAAGGCTTGGAGGAAGTTAATTTCATAGGGATTAGTGAATTCCATAATTTCAAAGGTGATAACTACAAGAACCTATGATGACCAAAACACTCTAGCCTGTTCTCCTTTTGTTCAATTCTAGGCTCAATTTACTCTTTAAAATGCCTTTTCCaagacacacacatgtatgtgcatgcacctgtgtgcaatgttctctatATGTTATCTATGTAAGTGCATATCGCAACATTTTTATGCACGTGGCTTTCCTGTGTGAAACTTTTTAGTTTAATTCACTGCATCAACATTTTCCACCTTATTCAAATCATGGTGGCTGGTGTGTCAGGGTCTCCAGGTTATTTCCCCATCTTTCTCAAGCTCCACACTTGGCTCAGTCTTTTTCTTTAACTTGTGCCCTTAATACTAGGAGACTTATTGTGCATATTTGATGCTCCCTCAAACTCCTTACCATGACCACCTCAGCTC
This window contains:
- the HYLS1 gene encoding hydrolethalus syndrome protein 1 isoform X1, which gives rise to MAEKRNVCRIEEAMERLMGPDKQKWAIMNPEERMAAAAIAFTQICAEQGEGDTKREARSNQYDPYSKASVTLGKAPSLPMYLRCAQEDLTVSETGSDTSQRTRKPVMKRKVLRRKPDGKVLVTDESVISDSGSSTENDMELWELRQRLMNLQACGEDAEAEAEAEAEAEGMDSSEKLYPQHSYHDISQEEEIICYLQREAMEPPTYEQDLIVSSRPKSFILPKVDQLGRNRGKIDRVARYFEYKRDWDSMRFPGEDQRKDLRWGVREQMICRSEPQPKPQHIYVPNNYLVPTMKKRSALRWGVRCDLANGIMPRKLPSPVSPS
- the HYLS1 gene encoding hydrolethalus syndrome protein 1 isoform X2, with amino-acid sequence MERLMGPDKQKWAIMNPEERMAAAAIAFTQICAEQGEGDTKREARSNQYDPYSKASVTLGKAPSLPMYLRCAQEDLTVSETGSDTSQRTRKPVMKRKVLRRKPDGKVLVTDESVISDSGSSTENDMELWELRQRLMNLQACGEDAEAEAEAEAEAEGMDSSEKLYPQHSYHDISQEEEIICYLQREAMEPPTYEQDLIVSSRPKSFILPKVDQLGRNRGKIDRVARYFEYKRDWDSMRFPGEDQRKDLRWGVREQMICRSEPQPKPQHIYVPNNYLVPTMKKRSALRWGVRCDLANGIMPRKLPSPVSPS
- the PUS3 gene encoding LOW QUALITY PROTEIN: tRNA pseudouridine(38/39) synthase (The sequence of the model RefSeq protein was modified relative to this genomic sequence to represent the inferred CDS: deleted 1 base in 1 codon), with protein sequence MMWIKAFRNLHLKYWQRETIYFFTSWRYTMEGSIQTNQTETLLKKIEELEREVQRLQQEQANNKKSPNIKGESSTEAEKPKKQQRAFNFSAYSQRHVALRIAYLGWGYQGFASQENTNNTIEEKLFEALTKTRLVESRQTSNYHRCGRTDKGVSAFGQVISLNLRSQLPGSKTPEDESLKDSINDSVEEIRYTHILNRVLPPDIRVLAWAPVEPSFSARFSCLERTYRYFFPCADLDIEAMNNAAQKYVGTHDFRNLCKMDVANGVINFQRTILSAKVQLVALQGPGEKLQHQQPFQLCQFEVTGQAFLYHQVRCMMAILLLIGQRMEKPEIIDELLNIEKNPQKPQYSMAVEFPLVLHDCKFENIKWIYDWEVQEFNVTHLQQLWASYAVKTHVLYNMLQGLDSAAISPGSGSKRNEVVQWRDVKPSVQKQTSAFVEGVKARTYKPLLDRPRCKGLESRIQHFVRRGRIKQPQVCQEEERKTKRDHNDTVEESNIEEKLMKKICVNRN